A genomic region of Mugil cephalus isolate CIBA_MC_2020 chromosome 5, CIBA_Mcephalus_1.1, whole genome shotgun sequence contains the following coding sequences:
- the LOC125008623 gene encoding uncharacterized protein LOC125008623, which translates to MATPDGFPASFYGEPGVLGMLSNGISAFLVLLQNFNAAHTGIAAQGVESILTGVHLILIGGICQLVAGLLSFRKYDHLSGTAFIGYAALWGSYGATQIYFGALSQETSSMSNQMNSSLSTIVPNNMSLNNLTDMPVCYLCLSKTESAIAGLIPYIILSFLLAFCSATVNYIMPFVFGAITATLVFEAAALVTGSWARVVSGVLELLILLFAMYGSAALLIKGLTQRLVLKGFGTPLFNVLLLGTPNSSSAQSIGQEKKKNTKYAEPMALGFFCDSVAPFIYAFYGFGYMKSFGLGAVWVSIIAFAQLFSSYYAHLRQDCYHTTKFGFHATYWLIKAWDEFVISTLIVNESKVASAREAMVGDWFFVMAALVLCVGSLNMDALELIHNMLFVLVTISTIPQIPLHSYYIFFGVACSLFTAVSIYGTFTRLINSIAEKSLIPVGPQPISTEQLKKVLSCRRSTPTDQKQLPKTDQDSDALFYFTNGVAALSALHSNASNQNLSFLHQTVPWVLISGAIIQVYVSRLQVTGGGQFGSVISSIYVGVWATWTWFRFAGNLLQLSTEATYGFTAGAIALLVINAFLMLIAAYRNLVLLFLTTVMEVALVCLLLSTLQRLPYDLEIAMLSLITIICIYGVLASLVNGIFSQRLLPMGPPLIKSRKKQETSSEPPCPLANSRLTSGLKKIAGLLDEGAVCGIPTDTVYALAASCKNPQAIEKIYSIKDRPAEKPVCICISSVEQLVAANPPFSPLLWEFMRNVYPGGISCIISKGDWLLRLGVGPAYDRVGTKDSIMIRVPDHTVTGHLCDMTGPLAITSANPSGEPDSTHHSMVINRLGHKIQGVLCDGNTNEIAPSTVVNCVRINEGILTIVREGCVPAVKVRQIFDRVKSTMV; encoded by the exons ATGGCAACACCAGATGGATTTCCTGCCAGTTTCTATGGTGAACCAGGAGTGTTAGGCATGTTGTCCAATGGGATCAGTGCCTTCCTTGTACTTCTACAGAACTTCAATGCAGCTCACACTGGCATTGCAGCACAAGGAGTGGAGAGCATCCTCACAG GTGTTCATCTCATCCTGATCGGTGGTATATGCCAGCTGGTGGCGGGACTGCTTTCCTTTCGAAAATACGATCACCTGAGTGGCACTGCCTTTATTGGTTATGCTGCTCTTTGGGGTAGTTATGGTGCCACCCAAATTTACTTTGGTGCCTTATCTCAAGAGACCTCATCTATGTCAAATCAGATGAATTCGTCTCTGTCCACGATTGTGCCGAATAACATGTCACTGAATAACCTCACAGACATGCCAGTTTGCTATTTATGCCTATCCAAGACAGAGTCAGCGATTGCAGGTCTGATCCCTTATATCATTTTGTCCTTCCTTCTTGCATTttgctctgccacagtcaactACATCATGCCCTTTGTCTTTGGGGCCATCACAGCCACTTTAGTCTTTGAAGCAGCAGCTCTAGTAACAGGCTCCTGGGCCCGTGTGGTCTCTGGGGTCCTGGAGTTGCTCATTCTGCTCTTTGCCATGTATGGCTCAGCTGCACTGCTCATCAAAGGCCTGACTCAACGTCTCGTCCTCAAAGGCTTTGGGACCCCTCTGTTTAATGTCCTCCTGCTAGGAACCCCCAATTCATCAAGTGCCCAGAGCATTGgtcaggagaagaaaaagaacacaaagtaTGCTGAGCCCATGGCCTTGGGTTTCTTTTGTGACTCCGTTGCTCCCTTTATCTACGCTTTCTATGGCTTTGGGTACATGAAATCATTTGGCTTAGGAGCTGTATGGGTCTCCATCATTGCCTTTGCCCAGCTGTTCTCCAGCTACTATGCCCATCTGCGCCAAGACTGCTACCACACTACAAAGTTTGGCTTCCATGCCACTTATTGGCTGATCAAGGCTTGGGACGAGTTTGTGATATCTACTCTGATTGTAAACGAGAGCAAAGTTGCTTCTGCAAGGGAGGCAATGGTGGGAGATTGGTTCTTTGTGATGGCAGCCTTGGTGCTCTGTGTGGGAAGTCTGAACATGGACGCCCTGGAACTGATTCACAACATGCTCTTCGTCCTGGTCACGATATCCACAATCCCCCAGATCCCGCTCCACAGTTATTACATCTTCTTTGGTGTAGCTTGCTCCCTGTTCACCGCAGTCTCCATCTATGGCACCTTCACACGTCTCATCAACTCAATAGCAGAAAAGTCTCTCATCCCAGTGGGACCACAGCCCATCTCCACCGAGCAGCTGAAAAAAGTTTTGAGTTGCAGAAGATCTACACCAACAGACCAGAAGCAACTGCCCAAAACTGACCAGGACTCAGATGCTCTGTTCTACTTTACAAACGGAGTCGCAGCTCTTTCAGCTCTTCATTCAAATGCTTCCAATCAGAATCTTAGTTTCCTTCATCAAACTGTCCCTTGGGTCCTCATCTCTGGCGCAATCATCCAGGTCTACGTCAGCAGACTGCAAGTCACAGGAGGTGGCCAGTTTGGGTCAGTCATCTCATCCATCTATGTGGGCGTATGGGCAACATGGACTTGGTTTAGGTTTGCAG GTAACCTGCTTCAGCTCTCCACAGAGGCTACCTATGGATTTACAGCAGGAGCCATTGCTCTCCTGGTCATTAATGCTTTTCTCATGCTGATCG CTGCCTATAGGAACCTGGTTCTGCTGTTTCTAACAACAGTCATGGAGGTTGCTCTGGTCTGCCTCCTGCTTTCCACCCTTCAGCGACTTCCATACGATCTAGAAA TTGCCATGCTCTCACTGATTACAATCATTTGTATATATGGAGTTCTGGCATCATTGGTTAATGGCATCTTCTCACAGAGATTGCTCCCTATGGGTCCTCCTTTGATAAAG AGTAGAAAGAAGCAAGAGACATCTTCAGAGCCACCCTGTCCACTGGCTAATTCCCGACTCACGAGTGGCCTCAAGAAGATCGCTGGTCTTCTGGACGAAGGAGCAGTATGTGGTATTCCCACAGACACTGTGTATGCGCTGGCCGCCTCTTGCAAGAATCCTCAAGCCATTGAGAAAATCTATAGCATCAAA GACAGACCAGCAGAGAAGCCCGTATGTATTTGCATCTCTAGTGTAGAGCAGCTGGTGGCAGCCAATCCCCCTTTCAGTCCTCTGCTGTGGGAGTTCATGAGGAACGTGTATCCTGGTGGCATCAGCTGCATCATCAGCAAAGGAGACTGGCTGCTCAGACTAG GTGTAGGTCCAGCTTACGACCGTGTTGGTACCAAGGACAGCATCATGATCCGCGTGCCTGACCACACGGTGACTGGACACTTATGTGACATGACAGGACCCCTTGCCATTACCTCAGCCAATCCCAGTGGAGAGCCCGACAGCACCCACCACAGCATGGTCATCAA tcGACTAGGACACAAGATACAAGGTGTTCTCTGCGATGGGAACACTAACGAAATTGCTCCTTCCACTGTGGTCAACTGTGTACGGATTAATGAAG GAATCCTCACCATCGTGAGGGAAGGCTGCGTCCCAGCAGTTAAAGTTAGACAGATATTTGACCGAGTGAAAAGTACTATGGTCTGA